One segment of Halorubellus sp. JP-L1 DNA contains the following:
- a CDS encoding thiolase family protein: MTDAVIVDAVRTPFGDRDGAFRDTHPQELAAAPLRALESRVGFDPATVEDVVYGCVTPKGDQGSNVARIAPLVAGWGEDLGDDPEAGDSYTGRHGPPGVQLNRMCGSGQQAVNFAAGQVGAGFQDVVVAGGVEHMTREPMGSDGGTMADAYFEHFEELVPQGESAERIAERWGFSREHLDDLAAQSQSRWQAAWDAGRYDDQVVSVDTELDGEELTVSKDGHPRPESTVESLSGVPLAFREEGEGVVHAGNSSGIVDGASALLVCSEATAEANGWEPMARIVDAEVVGVDPTTMLTGPIPATKRLLEANDIGVEDVDRYEVNEAFASVLAAWLEETGADWDRVNVDGGAIAHGHPLGATGASLVTKLAHMIERGDADTAVSTMCIGFGQGIATLLEAP, encoded by the coding sequence ATGACCGACGCTGTCATCGTCGACGCCGTCCGGACGCCGTTCGGAGACAGGGACGGTGCGTTCCGTGACACGCACCCGCAGGAGCTCGCCGCCGCGCCGCTGCGCGCGCTGGAGTCGCGCGTCGGCTTCGACCCAGCCACCGTCGAGGACGTCGTGTACGGCTGCGTGACGCCGAAGGGCGACCAGGGGAGCAACGTCGCTCGCATCGCGCCGCTGGTCGCCGGCTGGGGCGAGGACCTCGGCGACGACCCCGAAGCGGGCGACTCGTACACGGGGCGGCACGGGCCGCCGGGCGTCCAGTTGAACCGGATGTGCGGGAGCGGCCAGCAGGCCGTGAACTTCGCCGCCGGCCAGGTCGGCGCCGGCTTCCAGGACGTCGTCGTCGCCGGCGGCGTCGAACACATGACTCGCGAACCGATGGGGAGCGACGGCGGGACGATGGCCGACGCGTACTTCGAGCACTTCGAGGAACTGGTCCCGCAGGGCGAGTCGGCCGAGCGCATCGCGGAACGGTGGGGATTCTCGCGCGAACACCTCGACGATCTCGCCGCACAGTCGCAGTCCCGCTGGCAGGCCGCGTGGGACGCCGGCCGGTACGACGACCAGGTCGTTTCCGTCGACACCGAACTCGACGGCGAGGAACTGACCGTCTCGAAAGACGGCCACCCGCGCCCCGAGTCGACCGTCGAGAGCCTCTCCGGTGTGCCGCTCGCCTTCCGCGAGGAGGGCGAGGGCGTCGTGCACGCCGGGAACTCGTCGGGGATCGTCGACGGCGCGAGCGCGCTCCTCGTCTGTAGCGAGGCGACCGCCGAGGCGAACGGCTGGGAGCCGATGGCGCGGATCGTCGACGCCGAGGTCGTCGGCGTCGACCCGACCACGATGCTCACCGGCCCCATCCCGGCGACGAAGCGCCTCCTCGAGGCGAACGACATCGGCGTCGAAGACGTGGACCGCTACGAGGTCAACGAGGCGTTCGCGAGCGTGCTCGCGGCGTGGCTCGAGGAGACCGGCGCGGACTGGGACCGGGTGAACGTCGACGGCGGCGCCATCGCGCACGGCCATCCGCTCGGTGCGACGGGCGCGTCGCTCGTCACGAAGCTCGCGCACATGATCGAGCGCGGCGACGCCGATACCGCGGTGTCGACGATGTGCATCGGGTTCGGCCAGGGGATCGCGACGCTCCTGGAAGCGCCCTGA
- a CDS encoding NAD-dependent protein deacylase: MRDVAALADAVRAADSVVALTGAGLSRASGVPTFRGEGGLYEEFDESAFALRRFRANPDAFWRDWLALHEHFFDESVAPNAAHDALATLEARGHLDAVLTQNVDGLHVAAGSDSVVHLHGTGSTATCRNCGDVVDVETANAVVADTDAAPTCDCGGVYKPDTVLFGERLPPVALAEARDRAATADVLLAAGSSLTVDPAASLPATTRREGGRVAVVNLEPTRYEDAADVTLRDPVEDVLPTVVDAL, from the coding sequence ATGCGTGACGTTGCGGCGCTCGCTGACGCCGTTCGCGCGGCCGACTCCGTGGTGGCGTTGACGGGCGCTGGGCTGTCGCGAGCCTCCGGTGTCCCGACGTTCCGCGGCGAGGGCGGCCTCTACGAGGAGTTCGACGAGTCCGCGTTCGCCCTCCGCCGGTTCCGTGCGAACCCGGACGCGTTCTGGCGGGACTGGCTCGCCCTCCACGAGCACTTCTTCGACGAGTCCGTCGCCCCGAACGCGGCACACGACGCGCTCGCGACGCTCGAGGCGCGCGGGCACCTGGACGCGGTACTCACGCAGAACGTCGATGGCCTCCACGTCGCGGCGGGCAGCGACTCGGTCGTCCACCTCCACGGGACGGGGTCGACCGCGACCTGCCGGAACTGCGGGGACGTCGTCGACGTGGAGACGGCGAACGCCGTGGTCGCCGACACCGACGCCGCCCCGACCTGCGACTGCGGGGGCGTCTACAAGCCCGACACGGTCCTGTTCGGCGAGCGACTCCCGCCGGTCGCGTTGGCGGAGGCCCGCGACCGAGCGGCGACCGCGGACGTCCTCCTCGCCGCCGGGTCGTCGCTCACCGTCGATCCAGCCGCGTCGCTTCCGGCGACGACCCGCCGCGAGGGCGGCCGGGTCGCGGTCGTGAACCTCGAACCGACGCGGTACGAGGACGCCGCAGACGTCACGCTACGGGACCCCGTCGAGGACGTGCTTCCGACGGTCGTCGACGCGCTCTGA